A region from the Ciconia boyciana chromosome 1, ASM3463844v1, whole genome shotgun sequence genome encodes:
- the RAB30 gene encoding ras-related protein Rab-30 yields the protein MSMEDYDFLFKIVLIGNAGVGKTCLVRRFTQGLFPPGQGATIGVDFMIKTVEINGEKVKLQIWDTAGQERFRSITQSYYRSANALILTYDITCEESFRCLPEWLREIEQYASNKVITVLVGNKIDLADKREVSQQRAAEFSEAQDMYYLETSAKESDNVEKLFLDLACRLIREARQNTLVNNVSSPLPGEGKSISYLTCCNFN from the exons ATGAGTATGGAAGATTATGATTTCCtcttcaaaattgttttaatcGGCAACGCCGGTGTGGGGAAGACCTGCTTAGTCCGTCGCTTCACTCAG ggaCTTTTCCCACCGGGTCAAGGAGCCACGATTGGGGTTGACTTTATGATTAAAACTGTGGAGATAAACGGTGAAAAAGTAAAG CTGCAGATCTGGGACACAGCAGGACAAGAGCGATTCCGGTCCATCACGCAGAGTTACTATCGCAGTGCTAACGCGTTAATCTTGACCTACGACATCACCTGTGAAGAATCCTTCCGGTGTCTCCCCGAGTGGCTGCGAGAAATCGAGCAGTATGCCAGCAATAAGGTCATAACCGTGCTAGTGG GTAATAAGATTGATTTAGCTGATAAGAGGGAAGTCTCCCAGCAAAGAGCTGCAGAGTTTTCTGAAGCGCAGGACATGTACTATCTGGAAACCTCAGCAAAAGAATCCGATAATGTGGAAAAACTCTTCCTGGACTTGGCCTGCCGGTTGATCAGAGAGGCACGACAGAACACCCTTGTGAACAATGTCTCATCCCCCTTaccaggagaggggaaaagtaTCAGCTACTTGACTtgctgtaattttaattaa